The Raphanus sativus cultivar WK10039 chromosome 2, ASM80110v3, whole genome shotgun sequence genome includes a region encoding these proteins:
- the LOC130508524 gene encoding iso-A82775C biosynthesis cluster protein B-like, translating to MSQWFTQLEDVAYSVVEYIPLVGTVYSLERAGIAYNERDWTRHWQSLGNFLESSVRDIILFKDIAEPTTVALIHTMAESLTDKLIEIYHHEPKRPEVKITQKLDKQRGHVLIAESSKGRSKEKSSEAKPRGEMVRLDIPDGLRDGAAVTFTWYWTTNYYGKKNVPEASYGRIKLISGTPTKFELYNLKGAGVAGYDFSGEVISKDKIKATTTVGGTKTPIDFTRLATT from the exons ATGTCTCAGTGGTTCACCCAACTCGAAGATGTCGCCTACTCCGTAGTGGAATATATCCCACTAGTCGGAACCGTGTACTCTCTAGAACGAGCGGGTATCGCATACAACGAGAGGGATTGGACGAGACATTGGCAGTCCCTCGGCAACTTCCTCGAGAGCTCCGTTCGCGATATCATTCTCTTCAAAGACATTGCCGAACCCACCACAGTCGCCCTTATACACACCATGGCCGAGTCGTTGACGGACAAATTGATTGAGATCTACCATCACGAGCCCAAAAGGCCTGAGGTCAAAATCACCCAGAAGCTGGATAAACAAAGAGGACATGTACTCATCGCCGAGTCCTCAAAGGGCAGGTCCAAGGAGAAGTCTTCGGAGGCAAAGCCAAGG GGCGAGATGGTCCGGCTTGATATTCCGGACGGATTGCGCGACGGGGCAGCAGTCACCTTCACGTGGTATTGGACTACAAACTACTATGGAAAAAAGAATGTACCTGAAGCCTCGTATGGTCGTATTAAACTGATCTCCGGCACACCCACAAAGTTCGAATTGTACAACCTCAAGGGTGCCGGAGTGGCAGGTTATGACTTTTCGGGTGAGGTAATCTCCAAGGACAAAATCAAAGCTACAACCACAGTCGGTGGTACAAAAACTCCGATTGACTTCACTAGGTTGGCCACAACTTGA
- the LOC108840506 gene encoding uncharacterized protein LOC108840506 isoform X1, with the protein MDTDQKSDDSATSKGRKQPTESQVFSGKTVPRKHCIVSPSVSEEGDEESEPKKQHVETFAKELVMTSDEASFKNRRLPKGYFYVPVDCLQEDKLGNKKADSSDKPINQTVPYGECEI; encoded by the exons ATGGACACTGATCAGAAATCCGACGATAGTGCTACTTCCAAGGGTCGTAAGCAACCAACCGAAAGCCAAGTGTTCTCTGGGAAAACCGTTCCACGTAAACATTGTATAGTCTCGCCAAGTGTATCAgaggaaggagatgaagaatCAGAGCCCAAGAAG CAGCATGTAGAAACATTTGCCAAGGAGCTTGTGATGACATCGGACGAAGCTTCTTTCAAGAACCGGCGTCTCCCAAAGGGTTACTTTTATGTTCCCGTTGATTGTCTGCAAGAAGACAAGCTGGGCAACAAGAAGGCGGATTCATCTGATAAGCCAATCAACCAAACTGTGCCTTACGGTGAGTGTGAGATttga
- the LOC108840506 gene encoding uncharacterized protein LOC108840506 isoform X2, whose protein sequence is MDTDQKSDDSATSKGRKQPTESQVFSGKTVPRKHCIVSPSVSEEGDEESEPKKHVETFAKELVMTSDEASFKNRRLPKGYFYVPVDCLQEDKLGNKKADSSDKPINQTVPYGECEI, encoded by the exons ATGGACACTGATCAGAAATCCGACGATAGTGCTACTTCCAAGGGTCGTAAGCAACCAACCGAAAGCCAAGTGTTCTCTGGGAAAACCGTTCCACGTAAACATTGTATAGTCTCGCCAAGTGTATCAgaggaaggagatgaagaatCAGAGCCCAAGAAG CATGTAGAAACATTTGCCAAGGAGCTTGTGATGACATCGGACGAAGCTTCTTTCAAGAACCGGCGTCTCCCAAAGGGTTACTTTTATGTTCCCGTTGATTGTCTGCAAGAAGACAAGCTGGGCAACAAGAAGGCGGATTCATCTGATAAGCCAATCAACCAAACTGTGCCTTACGGTGAGTGTGAGATttga
- the LOC108834365 gene encoding DUF724 domain-containing protein 8, producing the protein MRFIPSGRLSLTEDCEVEITYTKACFKKVWYKAIIELEPQREPKSRLRQRCVRLLKDDSSTPLTAFTHTASFHPIPTKHFDGRVDIKEVSIVDADHKHGWWVGLVVKQIGDDKCLVLFDSPPDIILFERSRLRVHVDWVDETWWVFPGRNVQFLRRLQEKPLFISGALVEVSDKIDKGEAVWVPALIIKEICDDGKKYIIEVCNTPSSCVGTKKIPNKTVDINSVRPRPPPFSASPLSILSLTSVFHGTSWRQGRVNGRMSHGWCKVLLEATKKILSFKISDIRPSKVWENGVWKPRESPLTQGSVDEMGDSSSTFSPVSNSPRENPMESPLTQGLVDDMGDYGNTFSPVSNRNSSPVTPSPGVTATPLTQTQENGSREDNNRKRKREQNLSSVEQTESKDITMVLPFEKKLPIWKTVESMEVFKTFPQSPHFTPLLDIREDAREMSAVGMMLTFSGLLEEVKALKLNNPITSLHSLRDSFTELEKHGFNVKVPMLRISKLLSLIDRQAKKMEELECTEKVTAEKESIKLENERKILELQKLNEEADKEIAQSKSCEATIGQQLEDVKLQFHTTASAPW; encoded by the exons ATGAGATTTATTCCGAGTGGAAGGCTATCCTTGACGGAGGATTGTGAAGTCGAAATCACTTACACAAAGGCTTGCTTCAAAAAAGTCTGGTACAAGGCCATTATCGAGTTAGAACCGCAAAGGGAACCCAAATCCAGGCTCCGACAACGCTGTGTCCGTTTGCTTAAAGATGACTCGTCGACTCCTCTTACCGCCTTCACTCACACAGCCTCGTTTCATCCGATTCCGACAAAACACTTCGATGGTCGCGTCGATATCAAGGAAGTCTCCATCGTGGACGCCGATCATAAACATGGGTGGTGGGTTGGTCTTGTCGTCAAACAGATTGGGGATGATAAGTGTTTGGTGTTGTTCGATTCACCACCCGATATCATTCTGTTTGAGAGAAGCCGTTTGAGGGTACACGTCGACTGGGTCGATGAGACATGGTGGGTCTTCCCAGGACGAAATGTACAG TTCTTGAGGCGGTTGCAGGAGAAGCCTTTGTTTATCTCTGGAGCACTGGTGGAAGTGAGTGATAAGATAGATAAAGGAGAGGCCGTCTGGGTTCCTGCACTGATCATTAAAGAGATTTGTGATGATGGGAAGAAATATATCATTGAGGTTTGTAATACACCCTCGAGCTGCGTGGGTACCAAGAAAATACCCAACAAAACCGTTGATATAAATAGTGTTAGGCCTAGGCCACCTCCTTTTT CGGCCTCTCCTTTATCTATCTTATCACTCACTTCCGTATTTCATGGTACATCATGGCGTCAAGGACGAGTGAATGGGAGGATGTCTCATGGATGGTGTAAAGTGCTTTTAGAGGCTACAAAAAAGATATTGAGCTTCAAAATCTCAGACATTAGGCCTTCCAAAGTGTGGGAAAACGGCGTGTGGAAG CCAAGGGAATCGCCTTTGACTCAAGGGTCGGTAGATGAGATGGGTGATTCTAGTAGTACATTCTCTCCAGTATCTAACAGTCCACGAGAGAAT CCAATGGAATCGCCTTTAACTCAGGGATTGGTGGATGATATGGGTGATTATGGTAATACATTCTCTCCAGTATCTAACAGAAACAGTTCACCTGTAACTCCATCTCCGGGCGTAACTGCAACACCATTGACACAAACACAAGAGAAT GGAAGTAGGGAAGATAACAatcggaagaggaagagagaacaAAACCTTAGTTCTGTTGAGCAAACTGAATCAAAGGATATAACAATGGTTTTGCCCTTTGAGAAGAAGTTGCCAATTTGGAAGACAGTTGAATCAATGGAGGTGTTTAAAACATTCCCACAGAGTCCTCATTTTACTCCATTGTTGGATATTAGGGAAGACGCTCGTGAAATGTCTGCGGTGGGTATGATGCTAACCTTCTCTGGATTACTTGAAGAAGTCAAAGCTCTGAAACTCAACAATCCCATAACCTCACTACATAGCCTTAGGGATTCCTTTACTGAGTTAGAGAAGCATGGGTTCAATGTAAAAGTACCTATGTTGCGGATTAGTAAGCTGTTGTCTCTCATAGATAGGCAAGCAAAGAAAATGGAGGAACTCGAATGTACCGAGAAAGTGACTGCAGAGAAAGAGAGCATCAAGCTTGAGAACGAACGCAAGATTCTGGAGCTGCAAAAGCTGAATGAAGAGGCAGACAAAGAGATAGCACAGAGTAAGTCATGTGAAGCAACGATTGGCCAACAGCTTGAAGATGTCAAGCTTCAGTTTCACACAACTGCGTCAGCTCCATGGTAA
- the LOC108820555 gene encoding DUF724 domain-containing protein 10: MRSLPSERLSLMEGCRFEFTYKQNRFKKVWYKAVIELEPLTKPKSRSRQRCVRVLKDDSLTPLTAFTPNASFRPIPTKSYERRVDIKEGSIVDADYKDGWWVGLVVKQIGDDEFLVLFDSPPDIVMFERQQLRVHLDWVDETWWVLPGRNVQFLRRLQENPLFISGALVEVSDKIDKGEVVWVPAVIIKEINDNDDVVDDDEDEEEDEDYEEEEEEDDEEEEEDDEEEEEKEEDEDDDEEEEEEKEMEMEEEEEKEEEDNDEEEEEEKEEEEGDGKKYVVKVCINTSSFEGIKKKVEMGSIRPRPPPFSAEELNSVEYIEVFYGTSWRQGRAMGSMFRGRCKVLLEATDKMLSFKISDIRPSKLWEDGAWKPRESPLTEGSEDSSSTFSPVSNIPPITPSPRITATPLIQTRENPMESPLTQVLVDEMSNSGYTSFSPVSNSPPVTPSPRITATTLIQTRENGTREDNNRKRKREQNLSSVEQTEAKDITMVLPFEKKLPIWKTVESMEVFKTFPQSPHFTPLLDIREDAREMSAVGMMLTFSGLLEEVKALKLNNPITSLHSLRDSFTELEKHGFNVKVPMLRISKLLSLIDRQAKKMEELECTEKVTAEKESIKLENERKILELQKLNEEADKEIAQSKSFEATIGQQLEDVKLQFHTTASASW, translated from the exons ATGAGGTCTCTTCCTAGCGAAAGACTATCCTTGATGGAAGGTTGTCGATTCGAATTCACTTACAAGCAGAATCGCTTCAAAAAAGTCTGGTACAAAGCCGTTATCGAGTTAGAACCGCTAACCAAACCCAAATCCAGATCCCGACAACGCTGTGTCCGTGTCCTTAAGGATGACTCGCTGACTCCTCTTACCGCCTTCACCCCCAATGCCTCGTTTCGTCCGATTCCGACAAAAAGCTACGAACGTCGCGTCGATATCAAGGAAGGCTCCATCGTGGACGCTGATTATAAAGATGGGTGGTGGGTTGGTCTTGTCGTCAAACAGATTGGGGATGATGAGTTTTTGGTGTTGTTCGATTCACCACCTGATATCGTTATGTTTGAGAGACAGCAGTTGAGAGTACATCTTGACTGGGTTGATGAGACATGGTGGGTCTTACCAGGACGAAATGTACAG TTCTTGAGGCGGTTGCAGGAGAACCCTCTGTTTATCTCTGGAGCATTGGTGGAAGTGAGTGATAAGATAGATAAAGGAGAGGTCGTCTGGGTTCCTGCAGTTATCATTAAAGAGATTAATGATAATGatgatgttgttgatgatgatgaggacgaggaggaggacgaggactacgaggaggaggaggaggaagatgatgaagaagaggaggaggatgatgaagaagaggaggagaaggaggaggacgaggatgatgatgaagaagaagaggaggagaaggagatggagatggaggaggaagaagaaaaggaggaggaggacaatgatgaagaagaagaggaggagaaggaggaggaggagggtgaTGGGAAGAAATACGTTGTCAAGGTTTGTATTAATACGTCGAGCTTTGAGGGTATCAAGAAAAAGGTTGAGATGGGTAGCATTAGGCCTAGACCGCCTCCTTTTTCTGCTGAAGAGCTTAACTCGGTGGAATATATAGAGGTGTTTTATGGTACATCATGGCGTCAAGGGCGAGCGATGGGGAGTATGTTTCGTGGACGCTGTAAAGTGCTTTTAGAGGCTACAGACAAGATGCTGAGCTTCAAAATCTCGGACATTAGGCCTTCCAAACTGTGGGAAGACGGCGCTTGGAag CCAAGGGAATCACCTTTGACTGAAGGGTCGGAAGATTCTAGTAGTACATTCTCTCCAGTATCTAACATTCCACCTATAACCCCATCTCCGCGCATAACTGCAACACCGTTGATACAAACAAGAGAGAAT CCAATGGAATCCCCTTTAACTCAAGTATTGGTAGATGAGATGAGTAATTCTGGTTATACATCATTCTCTCCAGTATCTAACAGTCCACCTGTAACCCCATCTCCGCGCATAACTGCAACAACATTGATACAAACACGAGAGAAT GGAACTAGAGAAGATAACAatcggaagaggaagagagaacaAAACCTTAGTTCTGTTGAGCAAACTGAAGCAAAGGATATAACAATGGTTTTGCCCTTTGAGAAGAAGTTGCCAATTTGGAAGACAGTTGAATCAATGGAGGTATTTAAAACATTCCCACAGAGTCCTCATTTTACTCCATTGTTGGATATTAGAGAAGACGCTCGTGAAATGTCTGCGGTGGGTATGATGCTAACCTTCTCTGGATTACTTGAAGAAGTCAAAGCTCTGAAACTCAACAATCCCATAACCTCACTACATAGCCTTAGGGATTCCTTTACTGAGTTAGAGAAGCATGGGTTCAATGTAAAAGTACCTATGTTGCGGATTAGTAAGCTGTTGTCTCTCATAGATAGGCAAGCAAAGAAAATGGAGGAACTCGAATGTACCGAGAAAGTGACTGCAGAGAAAGAGAGCATCAAGCTTGAGAACGAACGCAAGATTCTGGAGCTGCAAAAGCTGAATGAAGAGGCAGACAAAGAGATAGCACAGAGTAAGTCATTTGAAGCAACCATTGGCCAACAACTTGAAGATGTGAAGCTTCAGTTTCACACAACTGCATCAGCTTCATGGTAA